The Bradysia coprophila strain Holo2 chromosome X unlocalized genomic scaffold, BU_Bcop_v1 contig_12, whole genome shotgun sequence genome window below encodes:
- the LOC119067325 gene encoding mycosubtilin synthase subunit C: MGSLQQLSIVKGANRELSLRPIQKIFEENLRNTNNKTQTALIYSDSVDGERITTYDELNKTANRLAAYILQTIHHSNGQPNSDGDWIVAVCMTPSDNLIATLLAVWKAGASYLPIDPTFPHNRIQHIIGEARPILLIYDRYDDCSVFSGTNYVSFNELITQSVACNDENIRDGNALTKQDGNGIAIILYTSGSTGVPKGVRLPHSIILNRLQWQWKTFPYSDSEKVGIFKTALTFVDSISEIWGPLLNGMAILVIPKEITKDPERLVAALEQFKIERLVLVPTLLRAILMYLELKNEPGLLFNLKIWVCSGEILSTILAESFFDYFQEQTHILCNFYGSTEIMGDVTYFICESKAQIQCFDKVPIGYPVDNTVIYILNNDLTPVKAGETGEMFVSGLNLADGYVNGRDPHRFIVNPLASDPKYDRLYRTGDYASVRKGGCIIYEGRTDSQIKIRGYRVDLTEIEKNVLSIEGIDKAIVLCYHAGEIDQALLSFVTLSDDAAIRQEAQLEHALKAKLADYMVPQVIIIDSVPLLVNGKIDRQSLLKMYENTNNNDDTEIVIDYDFSGISEYKLSLAHDLFHTIGEVIGRSTRTTISAKSNFYELGGNSLNSIFTVSQLRHKGYKIGITDFLKAKTLEDVLDRMNEDFVDEEFMQLAAAPLALHHKNQTIEIITSSFFEKADLEQWLKPDILFTDYGDIIEEIWELMVEKDLSFVVKDENNQIIGVALNFDARDEPELTVTSKMIIVFEFLEHVEGPIRDNQLPEGINKILHSFMMGTSSHLTAQENIAVMRFMEAEVLKLATRKKFAGILTTNTNPLTQQLGTDIFDYQVMLDYQVNQYVYRDGSKPFGRAPDSQRAIVHWKEIKY, encoded by the exons ATGGGATCGTTGCAACAGTTATCAATTGTGAAAGGAGCCAATCGCGAACTGAGCCTGAGACccatacagaaaatatttgaggAAAATCTACGAAACACAAACAATAAAACCCAAACGGCGTTAATTTATAGCGATTCAGTGGATGGCGAACGCATAACCACTTACGATGAACTGAATAAAACCGCCAACCGTTTAGCCGCATACATTTTACAAACGATCCACCATTCGAACGGTCAACCGAATTCGGATGGCGACTGGATCGTTGCAGTTTGTATGACACCGTCAGACAATTTGATTGCCACTCTATTGGCCGTGTGGAAAGCGGGCGCTTCGTATCTTCCAATTGATCCAACCTTTCCACATAATCGCATCCAGCATATCATTGGCGAGGCTAGACCAATACTGCTTATCTACGACCGTTACGATGATTGTTCGGTATTTTCGGGAACGAATTATGTGTCGTTCAATGAATTGATCACGCAATCAGTCGCCTGTAATGACGAGAACATCCGCGATGGAAACGCTTTAACGAAACAGGATGGTAATGGTATCGctattattttgtacacaagTGGATCGACAGGTGTTCCGAAag gGGTTCGGCTACCGCATTCGATTATTCTGAACCGACTGCAATGGCAATGGAAAACATTTCCGTATTCAGATAGCGAAAAAGTTGGAATATTTAAAACTGCTCTGACGTTCGTTGACTCAATTTCAGAGATATGGGGCCCATTACTGAACG GTATGGCTATCTTAGTAATCCCAAAAGAAATTACGAAAGATCCAGAAAGATTAGTGGCTGCTCTGGAACAGTTCAAAATCGAGCGATTGGTTCTGGTGCCCACATTACTACGAGCAATTTTAATGTAtcttgaattgaaaaatgagcCTGGTCTTCTGTTCAATCTCAAGATTTGGGTTTGTTCGGGGGAAATTCTGTCCACCATTTTGGCGGAAtcgttttttgattatttccaAGAACAAACTCACATTTTGTGCAATTTCTACGGATCCACCGAAATAATGGGCGATGTAACATATTTCATCTGTGAAAGCAAGGCGCAAATCCAATGTTTCGATAAGGTTCCTATCGGATACCCAGTGGACAATACTGTGATTTACATATTAAACAACGATTTAACGCCGGTCAAAGCTGGCGAGACAGGAGAAATGTTCGTATCCGGATTGAATTTGGCTGATGGGTATGTCAATGGCAGAGATCCTCATCGATTCATCGTAAATCCGCTGGCAAGTGACCCAA AATACGATCGCCTGTATCGAACTGGTGATTATGCATCAGTACGAAAGGGTGGCTGCATCATCTACGAGGGTCGAACAGATTCACAAATCAAAATTCGAGGCTATCGTGTCGATCTGACGGAAATCGAGAAAAATGTCCTTTCCATCGAAGGCATCGACAAAGCTATTGTTCTATGCTATCATGCGGGTGAGATAGATCAGGCATTGTTGTCGTTTGTCACCTTGTCCGACGATGCAGCGATACGGCAAGAGGCGCAGCTCGAACATGCTTTGAAAGCGAAATTGGCCGACTATATGGTACCTCAAGTGATAATAATCGATTCGGTTCCATTGCTGGTCAATGGTAAAATTGATCGTCAATCTTTGCTGAAAATGTACGAGAATACGAACAATAACG ATGACACTGAAATCGTCATCGACTATGACTTTTCGGGCATTTCCGAGTACAAACTCAGTTTGGCACATGATCTTTTCCACACAATCGGTGAAGTGATTGGTCGTTCCACCCGTACAACCATTTCTGCGAAAAGCAATTTCTATGAATTGGGCGGAAATTCGTTGAACTCAATTTTCACGGTGTCACAATTGCGACATAAAGGCTACAAAATCGGAATAACGGATTTCCTTAAAGCAAAAACTCTCGAGGACGTTTTGGATCGAATGAACGAAGACTTCGTTGACGAAGAATTCATGCAATTAGCGGCTGCTCCATTGGCGCTACATCACAAGAACCAAACGATTGA GATTATAACATCGAGTTTCTTTGAGAAAGCCGACCTTGAACAGTGGTTGAAGCCAGACATTCTGTTCACCGATTATGGAGACATCATTGAAGAAATCTGGGAACTGATGGTGGAAAAGGACCTGAGTTTTGTGGTAAAGGACGAGAATAATCAGATTATAGGCGTTGCGCTTAACTTTGACGCTAGAGATGAACCTGAGCTGACGGTAACCAGTAAAATGATAattgttttcgaatttctgGAACATGTCGAGGGGCCGATAAG AGATAATCAACTTCCCGAAGGCATCAACAAAATCTTGCATTCATTTATGATGGGCACATCGTCCCATTTAACGGCCCAAGAGAACATCGCCGTAATGCGTTTTATGGAGGCTGAAGTGTTGAAATTGGCTACGCGCAAAAAATTCGCCGGAATTCTGACAACAAACACGAATCCGTTGACGCAACAGCTGGGCACCGATATTTTCGACTATCAAGTGATGTTAGATTATCAAGTGAATCAATATGTTTATCGTGATGGTAGTAAACCCTTTGGCAGGGCACCGGATTCACAACGGGCTATCGTACATTGGAAGgaaatcaaatattaa
- the LOC119067326 gene encoding NADPH--cytochrome P450 reductase isoform X1 encodes MDQKEEDVSAVPAAEEPYLGTLDIILLVVLLGGAVWYLWKKRNQKEVQPERTYSIQPTAINTMQISENSFIKKLKSSGRSLVVFYGSQTGTAEEFAGRLAKEGIRYSLKGMVADPEECDMEELLQLKTIEKSLAVFCLATYGEGDPTDNAMEFWEWIQGDLDLTGLNYAVFGLGNKTYEHYNKVALFVDKRLEELGATRVFECGLGDDDANIEDDFITWKERLWPSVCDFFNIESTGEDVLMRQYRLLEQTDVATDRIYTGEVARLHSLQSQRPPYDAKNPYLAPIKINRELHKGGGRSCMHIEFDIEGSKIRYEAGDHVAMYPVNDTELVEKLGRSCNADLDTVFSLINTDLESSKKHPFPCPTTYRTALTHYLEITALPRTHILKELVEYCSDEKDKEFLKLISSTSVEGKAQYQTWIQNASRNIVHILEDIKSCKPPIDHICELLPRLQPRYYSISSSSKLHPTTVHVTAVLVKYETPTGRINKGVATTFLAEKRPTDGADPPRVPIFIRKSQFRLPTRVETPVIMIGPGTGLAPFRGFIQERDLSRKDNQSVGDTILYFGCRKKAEDFIYGEELEDYVKKGTLNLRVAFSRDQAHKVYVTNLLQDDADLVWQIVGEKNGHVYICGDAKNMATDVRNILMNIIKTKGNMSDSDAQQYLKKMDAQKRYSADVWS; translated from the exons ATGGATCAAAAAGAGGAAGACGTTTCCGCCGTTCCCGCAGCAGAGGAACCATATTTAGGCACACTAGATATAATTCTACTAGTTGTATTATTAGGTGGAGCAGTATGGTATCTGTGGAAAAAGCGAAATCAAAAAGAGGTCCAACCGGAACGAACATACTCGATACA ACCAACAGCCATAAACACAATGCAAATATCGGAGAATTCGTTCATAAAGAAACTGAAATCGTCCGGTCGAAGCTTAGTGGTGTTCTATGGTTCACAAACTGGAACGGCCGAAGAATTTGCCGGCCGACTGGCCAAGGAAGGTATTCGGTATTCGCTGAAAGGCATGGTCGCCGATCCAGAAGAATGTGATATG GAGGAACTGTTGCAGttgaaaacaattgaaaaatcgTTGGCTGTATTCTGTTTGGCCACATACGGTGAAGGTGATCCAACCGATAATGCTATGGAATTTTGGGAATGGATACAGGGCGATCTGGATTTGACTGGACTGAACTATGCG GTTTTCGGATTGGGCAACAAAACGTACGAACACTACAACAAAGTAGCACTGTTCGTGGACAAACGTCTTGAAGAATTGGGCGCAACGAGAGTGTTCGAATGTGGTCTAGGAGATGATGATGCCAA CATCGAAGATGACTTCATCACATGGAAGGAACGTTTATGGCCATCGGTCTGCGATTTCTTCAATATCGAAAGTACCGGCGAAGATGTGCTTATGCGCCAGTATCGATTACTGGAACAAACGGACGTAGCTACCGATCGAATTTATACAGGCGAAGTGGCCCGACTACATTCGCTGCAAAGTCAACGTCCACCGTATGATGCCAAAAATCCCTACCTGGCTCCAATCAAAATCAACCGAGAATTGCACAAAGGTGGCGGTCGCTCGTGTATGCACATCGAATTCGATATTGAGGGATCGAAAATTCGTTACGAGGCTGGTGATCATGTGGCTATGTATCCGGTCAACGATACCGAATTGGTGGAAAAACTTGGCAGATCGTGCAATGCCGATTTGGATACCGTGTTTTCGCTGATCAACACCGATCTGGAAAGTAGTAAAAAGCATCCGTTCCCTTGCCCGACCACATATCGTACTGCGTTGACGCATTACTTGGAAATCACTGCACTGCCACGTACCCACATTCTGAAGGAATTGGTCGAATATTGTTCGGATGAAAAG GACAAAGAGTTCCTCAAGTTGATTTCGTCAACATCAGTGGAGGGCAAAGCCCAATATCAAACTTGGATTCAAAATGCATCTCGCAACATTGTGCACATTTTGGAGGATATCAAGTCGTGTAAACCTCCCATCGATCATATCTGCGAATTGCTGCCCCGTTTACAGCCACGCTACTATTCGATATCGTCATCGTCCAAATTGCATCCGACTACTGTACATGTGACAGCCGTTCTAGTTAAATACGAAACGCCAACCGGTCGCATTAACAAAGGCGTTGCCACAACCTTCCTAGCGGAAAAGCGTCCGACGGATGGTGCCGATCCGCCACGAGTGCCAATTTTCATTCGAAAGAGTCAATTCCGATTGCCCACACGCGTCGAAACGCCAGTTATTATGATCGGTCCGGGCACTGGGCTCGCTCCGTTCAGAGGATTCATACAGGAAAGAGATTTAAGTCGCAAAGATAATCAATCGGTCGGCGATACGATTCTGTATTTCGGTTGCAGGAAGAAGGCCGAAGATTTTATTTATGGCGAG GAACTTGAAGACTATGTGAAGAAGGGAACCTTAAATTTGCGAGTTGCTTTTTCTAGAGATCAAGCCCATAAAGTCTACGTAACGAATTTGCTGCAAGACGATGCTGATCTGGTATGGCAAATTGTTGGCGAGAAAAACGGACACGTTTACATTTGCGG TGATGCAAAGAACATGGCAACCGATGTGAGGAACATTCTGATGAATATCATCAAAACGAAAGGAAATATGTCGGACAGCGACGCTCAACaatatctgaaaaaaatgGATGCACAAAAGCGTTACTCGGCTGATGTTTGGAGTTAA
- the LOC119067326 gene encoding NADPH--cytochrome P450 reductase isoform X2 codes for MFPLRNCEMMLHRMICRGYHCLNLSDSVYNRSNVTYSFVNYMRQNIPPVFGLGNKTYEHYNKVALFVDKRLEELGATRVFECGLGDDDANIEDDFITWKERLWPSVCDFFNIESTGEDVLMRQYRLLEQTDVATDRIYTGEVARLHSLQSQRPPYDAKNPYLAPIKINRELHKGGGRSCMHIEFDIEGSKIRYEAGDHVAMYPVNDTELVEKLGRSCNADLDTVFSLINTDLESSKKHPFPCPTTYRTALTHYLEITALPRTHILKELVEYCSDEKDKEFLKLISSTSVEGKAQYQTWIQNASRNIVHILEDIKSCKPPIDHICELLPRLQPRYYSISSSSKLHPTTVHVTAVLVKYETPTGRINKGVATTFLAEKRPTDGADPPRVPIFIRKSQFRLPTRVETPVIMIGPGTGLAPFRGFIQERDLSRKDNQSVGDTILYFGCRKKAEDFIYGEELEDYVKKGTLNLRVAFSRDQAHKVYVTNLLQDDADLVWQIVGEKNGHVYICGDAKNMATDVRNILMNIIKTKGNMSDSDAQQYLKKMDAQKRYSADVWS; via the exons ATGTTTCCACTTCGAAATTGTGAAATGATGTTACATCGAATGATTTGTCGCGGTTATCACTGCTTGAATTTAAGTGACTCGGTGTACAACAGGTCAAATGTGACCTATAGCTTCGTAAATTACATGCGACAGAACATTCCTCCG GTTTTCGGATTGGGCAACAAAACGTACGAACACTACAACAAAGTAGCACTGTTCGTGGACAAACGTCTTGAAGAATTGGGCGCAACGAGAGTGTTCGAATGTGGTCTAGGAGATGATGATGCCAA CATCGAAGATGACTTCATCACATGGAAGGAACGTTTATGGCCATCGGTCTGCGATTTCTTCAATATCGAAAGTACCGGCGAAGATGTGCTTATGCGCCAGTATCGATTACTGGAACAAACGGACGTAGCTACCGATCGAATTTATACAGGCGAAGTGGCCCGACTACATTCGCTGCAAAGTCAACGTCCACCGTATGATGCCAAAAATCCCTACCTGGCTCCAATCAAAATCAACCGAGAATTGCACAAAGGTGGCGGTCGCTCGTGTATGCACATCGAATTCGATATTGAGGGATCGAAAATTCGTTACGAGGCTGGTGATCATGTGGCTATGTATCCGGTCAACGATACCGAATTGGTGGAAAAACTTGGCAGATCGTGCAATGCCGATTTGGATACCGTGTTTTCGCTGATCAACACCGATCTGGAAAGTAGTAAAAAGCATCCGTTCCCTTGCCCGACCACATATCGTACTGCGTTGACGCATTACTTGGAAATCACTGCACTGCCACGTACCCACATTCTGAAGGAATTGGTCGAATATTGTTCGGATGAAAAG GACAAAGAGTTCCTCAAGTTGATTTCGTCAACATCAGTGGAGGGCAAAGCCCAATATCAAACTTGGATTCAAAATGCATCTCGCAACATTGTGCACATTTTGGAGGATATCAAGTCGTGTAAACCTCCCATCGATCATATCTGCGAATTGCTGCCCCGTTTACAGCCACGCTACTATTCGATATCGTCATCGTCCAAATTGCATCCGACTACTGTACATGTGACAGCCGTTCTAGTTAAATACGAAACGCCAACCGGTCGCATTAACAAAGGCGTTGCCACAACCTTCCTAGCGGAAAAGCGTCCGACGGATGGTGCCGATCCGCCACGAGTGCCAATTTTCATTCGAAAGAGTCAATTCCGATTGCCCACACGCGTCGAAACGCCAGTTATTATGATCGGTCCGGGCACTGGGCTCGCTCCGTTCAGAGGATTCATACAGGAAAGAGATTTAAGTCGCAAAGATAATCAATCGGTCGGCGATACGATTCTGTATTTCGGTTGCAGGAAGAAGGCCGAAGATTTTATTTATGGCGAG GAACTTGAAGACTATGTGAAGAAGGGAACCTTAAATTTGCGAGTTGCTTTTTCTAGAGATCAAGCCCATAAAGTCTACGTAACGAATTTGCTGCAAGACGATGCTGATCTGGTATGGCAAATTGTTGGCGAGAAAAACGGACACGTTTACATTTGCGG TGATGCAAAGAACATGGCAACCGATGTGAGGAACATTCTGATGAATATCATCAAAACGAAAGGAAATATGTCGGACAGCGACGCTCAACaatatctgaaaaaaatgGATGCACAAAAGCGTTACTCGGCTGATGTTTGGAGTTAA